The segment CGATCCGCCTCCCATCTTCGATAAATCGGCGACATAGACAAGATTCACCGGAGCCTCCCCGACAAACGCCTGTGTTCCGGTCGAGGACCGTATATCCTGGCCAAGAACCGGTATCAGCGCGTGTTCCCTGGCATCATAAAGATAAACAGCTCCGAAACTTGCGACATATATATCGATTTCCTGCCAGTTCATCGCGGAGGGAGCGGTGCGTCTCCCGGATTCGGGTCGATTGATGCCGAACGCTGCCCAGAGCAGGTCGGATATCACCTGCAGGGGCAGGGCATCAGTGCGGAATTCACGGGATGTCTGCCTGGCCTTGAGCGCCTGCATCAAAGGTTTTCCGCCGTCAGTCATTGGAGCGGGCAGTTTGATTGCCGTGAATTCCTGCTTGACAGTTGTCCTGAATTCCTGCGCGACAGTTGCCGATGAGAAAATAAACAGCATACACACTGTAATACACAGGATAGAGAAGATACGTTTTTTCACAAGAGTGCTCCCTTTTTTGTAGAACACGGATTTTCGCGGATCGGGCGGATTTTTACGGATCTGTTTTTTTATATGTGAACGATGAATTGTCACTAAAGATAATATTGTTAATCGTTTATCTCTCTTTGTGCCTTTGTGTTTTTTGTGGGGAAAATATTTCTATAAATAATCCGGTAAAAAAAGTGATCTAAAATATTGGTGGTCATTGCAGTGCATAAAAACCGTTGACGAATCCCGGCCCTTTCGATATATTTACACACACTGTGCGGGAGTAGTTCAGTGGTGGAACGCAAGCTTCCCAAGCTTGATGCCGCGGGTTCGATCCCCGTCTCCCGCTCCAGAATAATAACAAGGGCTTAGAGTATATTTCCAAGCCCTTTTTTTATTTCCTTTATAAGAGATGATACCTCTACGGTGAATCATTTCGCGGGCTTGAGAAAATTTCTCACCACCCACCAGCGAATGTCCTCCGAATACGGTACCGCATCATCGCCGCCGAGGGAATCCAGGCTCACCGCCCTTCCGGCCAGGCGTGAGACATTAGTAGCGGCGAGCGCACGGTGCTCCTCGA is part of the bacterium genome and harbors:
- a CDS encoding nitroreductase family protein, whose product is MKKRIFSILCITVCMLFIFSSATVAQEFRTTVKQEFTAIKLPAPMTDGGKPLMQALKARQTSREFRTDALPLQVISDLLWAAFGINRPESGRRTAPSAMNWQEIDIYVASFGAVYLYDAREHALIPVLGQDIRSSTGTQAFVGEAPVNLVYVADLSKMGGGSDEGKIQTAFADTGFIGQNVYLYCASEGLATVVRGSVDKDALAQLMGLRPEQRITLAQTVGYPK